TGGCGGTAGCCTTACCCGTCGGTGCATCGCGACGGGCAGCGACGTTCAGCATGCCGGTCCAGGTCGCGAGAAAGTTATGCGTCTTCATGGTCTCGTCCCGTCTCTTCACTGTTGTTCGGATTGCGCCCGGTACTGCCAAATGCAGGGGCGCACCAGCGCTATCGACGCATTGCTGACATGCGCTGAAAGCATGGGGTCGCAAAGGGAATGGTTCCCGGCGTTGCCGGCAAATCGGCGCACCCGTCAGGCACGGGCGGGCGGCATGGACGCCGGGTTGGCGACGTGGCGCGACAAGCCGGTCACGGGTGCCGGCGAGGAAATGACGAAGGCGCGCCATGGTTGCCCGGCGGCGCGCCTTGGAAACCCGAAGCGGGTGCGTATCAGAAGTTGCGGAACTTGCCGCGATCGATTTCCTGCATGCGACGCTCGAGATCGTAGATCGAGGTAGCCTTGTTCAGGTAGTCGTTCTCGATCTTCTCACGCGCCGGGCCACTGATTGCACTGGCGATCCGTCCGATGGTTCTTGCGAAGCGATTGCGGGCCATCTCGACCTCCTTTCCGTGTGTCCGCAATATAATATTGCGCTGCACAAAAATGCAGGGCCGAAGATGCAACCCAGCCATGCACCAGACGAATGGCGCGCCGGTCGTTTCGGCCGCGGCCCTTCAGTCGAGGCGGAGCGGGTCTATTTCCGAAACCTCCACGGCTGCCCCCCGGTCGTCGGTGGCGAGGAAGCGGGGCGGCGCATTGCCGTCGATGTCGAGAGCCGCGCAGGTGAGATGGCCGGAATGGAATGCGCCGGTATCGATGGCGATCCGGTTCGGGTGGATTTCCGGCAGCAGCGTCTCGGTGGGCGTGTGGCCGTGGACGACGATCTTCTCCAGCGGTTCCCGGTGTTCGAGGAACTCATCGCGGATCCAGCGCGTCGTTCCGGGGTCCTGCGCCGAAAGCGGCAGGGCGGGGTCGATACCGCCGTGGACGAGGCAGTAGCGGCCGGCGGCGACCATCCATTCGGCCTGCATCAGCGCCTCGACATGGCCCGGAAAATCGCGCAGGAAGCGGGCGGCGATGGTATCGATTCGGTCCTGCGCATCGAAGCCGTAGGATGCCAGCGTCGTCAGCCCGCCATTGGCGAACCAGTGCCGCGCGATTCTTGCGCGGTCTGCCGGATCGCCAAGAAAACGGAGCATGAACTCCTCGTGGTTTCCGAGGACCAGTGCCGAGCCTGGCCGAGCGCGGACAGTCTCCAGCACGAGGTCGAGTGCCTGCCGGCTTTCCGGGCCGCGGTCGATCACGTCGCCGAGAAAGACGATGCGCATGGCCGTGCCGCGCGCGGCGGCATCGGCGTCGATGGCTGCCAGGAGCGGTTCCAGAAGGTCGCGCCGGCCGTGGATGTCGCCGATGGCATAGAGGAGGGACATTCGTGTTCCTTTCCAG
This portion of the Oricola thermophila genome encodes:
- a CDS encoding DUF3563 family protein is translated as MARNRFARTIGRIASAISGPAREKIENDYLNKATSIYDLERRMQEIDRGKFRNF
- a CDS encoding metallophosphoesterase codes for the protein MSLLYAIGDIHGRRDLLEPLLAAIDADAAARGTAMRIVFLGDVIDRGPESRQALDLVLETVRARPGSALVLGNHEEFMLRFLGDPADRARIARHWFANGGLTTLASYGFDAQDRIDTIAARFLRDFPGHVEALMQAEWMVAAGRYCLVHGGIDPALPLSAQDPGTTRWIRDEFLEHREPLEKIVVHGHTPTETLLPEIHPNRIAIDTGAFHSGHLTCAALDIDGNAPPRFLATDDRGAAVEVSEIDPLRLD